A window of Pseudoalteromonas sp. MEBiC 03607 genomic DNA:
CCAACATGGCTTGCACCAAAGCAAGTTGTGATTATGAACATCACCGATAAACAAGCTGATTATGTGCAAGAAATTGTACAAAAATTAAATAAACTTGGAATTAGAGCCGCTGCTGACTTGAGAAATGAGAAGATTGGCTTTAAAATCCGTGAACATACGTTAAAACGTATTCCATATTTACTTGTTGTTGGCGATAAAGAAGTTGAACAACAAGAAGTGGCAGTACGCACTCGCACAGGTGAAGACCTAGGCAAATTTAGTGTTGATGATTTCATTGCAAAAGTAAGCGAAGAAATTAAAAATCGACAATAAATCATGAGCGTGTAGGGCAAAACAAACAGCCAACTACACGCTTTTTATTTTATATTCTTGGAGGATCGTACCATTAGAGGCGGCAAGAAAGGGCAACAAACAGCTCAAAAAAATCGTATCAACGAAGATATTACAGCTAAAGAAGTTCGTTTAATTGGCATCGACGGCGAGCAAGCTGGCATCGTGTCATTAAAAGAGGCGCAAGCTATCGCTGATGATGCGGGTGTAGATCTTGTAGAAATCAGTCCTAATGCTGAGCCACCTGTTTGTAAGGTTATGGACTACGGTAAGTTCATCTTTGAAAAAAGCAAAGAACTTAAAGAACAAAAGAAAAAGCAAAAGCAGATCCAGGTTAAAGAAATCAAGTTCCGTCCAGGTACGGATGAAGGTGACTACCAGGTTAAGCTTCGCAACTTGCGTAAGTTCTTAGAAGCGGGTGATAAAGCTAAAATCACCATCCGTTTCCGTGGTCGTGAAATGGCTCACCAAGAAATTGGTATTGAATTATTAAACCGTGTTAAAGCCGATTTAGAAGATGTTTCACAAGTTGAATCATTCCCTAATCGTGTTGAAGGTCGTCAAATGGTTATGATGATGGCCCCTATTGCTAAAAAGCAATAAACAGGTTATATTACGCACCGATTTTATTTCAGGTCTGCAAGTAACAGTTTACTGTTCACCTGAAATAACCGGTTTAAAGTAAGGTTGCAAAGCAATAGCAATGAACCTTCACCGGATTATGGCAGTAAGTTAGGCCTTATAAAGTAGAGCTATTTTATATATCTCTCGCCTGCTTGCTAATGTTTTAAGCAATACATTTGGAGTTATTGCAATGGCTTATAAGCTAAAAACTCACAGAGGCGCGGCTAAGCGTTTCAAGAAAACTGCTTCAGGCGGTTTCAAGCGTAAACAAGCGCATCTTCGTCACATTCTGACTAAGAAAACTTCTAAGCGTAAATTACACTTACGTCCTAAGATGATGGTTCATAAGAATGACCATGGTCTAGTTTCACGTATGTTACCATTCGCTTAATAGGAGTCTTCAGAAATGGCAAGAGTTAAACGCGGTGTTATCGCACGTGCACGTCACAAAAAAGTTTTAAAACAAGCTAAAGGTTACTACGGAGCACGTTCACGTGTTTACCGCGTAGCTTTCCAGGCAGTTACTAAAGCGGGTCAATACGCTTACCGTGACCGTCGTGCTAAGAAACGTACTTTCCGTCAACTTTGGATTGCACGTATCAATGCAGCAGCTCGTCAAAACGGTCTTTCATACAGCCGTTTTATCAATGGTCTTAAAAAGACATCTGTAGAAATCGATCGTAAGATCCTTGCAGATATCGCTGTTTACGACCAAGTTGCATTCGCAGCGCTTGTTGCAAAAGCAAAAGAAGGCCTAGCGGCTTAATTTCGCTTTTAATACAGTTTAAAAAGGAGCCTAGTGCTCCTTTTTTTGATCCTGAAAATCACTCATTACTTCATTATAGATGCTAGCTAGCATGTCATTTGCTCCATTTTTTTGTTGAATCACCGCAGTTTACGCAATCCATAATAATTAGTTGGTATAATTTCAGGTATTAGAATAAGTTCCGCACTTGAGAGTGATATGTTTGCGAGTTTAGTGTTTTTATCTGCTGTAGTAACGTTAGACAGCCACTTACCCCCATTAATGCCATGGCACGGAAACAGTGTGTCATTACTACAAGAAAAAGGGCCATTAACGACAGAGTTCGAGTTAAGTGATGGTACTTTGTCTCCTAATTATGATGAGACAATGGCATTTGTTGACCGTTTAGTTGCAGCTAACCCAACTCAATTTAAATTAAAGACCATCGCTACTAGTAGTGCAGGTCGTGCAGTGAAAATGTTAGTCGCAAATGAGCAGGGGTTATTTGATGCAGAGCAGCTAGTTGCAGACACTAAACCTACGATTTTTATTCAAGCGGGCATTCATAGTGGCGAGATTGACGGCAAAGATGCCATGTTTATGCTGCTACGCGATATTGCCACGGGTAAACGTCGCGATATCTTGAGCAAAGTTAATATTCTGTTTATACCGATTTTAAACGTAGACGGTCACGAGCGTAGTAGTCAATATAACCGTATTAATCAGCGTGGCCCAGTAGAAATGGGTTTTAGAACAAACGGTCTAAATTTAAACTTGAATCGTGATTACACAAAGCTTGATACCCCAGAAGTTCGTGGTGTGATGAAGGTGATCAATCAGTTTAAGCCAGATTTATACGTTGATGTTCATGTAACCGATGGTGCTGATTATCAATACGATGTCACGTATGGCTATAACCCTGTATTTTCAAGTGAATCACCAAGTGTATCTGAGGCATTAGATAATCTGTTTAAGCCTGTAATAGATGCGAAGCTTGAAAAGGCAGGGCATATTCCTGGTCCTCTCGTATTTGTTATGGATAAGCGCGAATTTAAGAAAGGGCTAGCTGGCTGGGTTGCCACACCACGCTTTTCAAATGGCTGGGGTGACTTGCGTTCATTACCGACGATTTTGGTTGAGAACCATTCATTAAAGCCCTATAAGCAGCGCGTATTAGGTACTTATGTTTTCATTGATGGTGCAATTGATGCCTTAGCTGCAAACGATAAAGCACTAAATGAGGCGGTTAGAAAAGAGCTTGATTTCAAACCAACGCAATTAGTTGTTGAACGTGGATATGCAAAACAACCAGATACTATTGAATTTAAAGGGATTGCGTACAGTCGTTCTGAAAGTGCTCTTTCTGGTCAATCTGAGGTTAAGTATTTAGGTCAGCCTAAAGACTATGACGCGTTACCTATTTTTTGGCAAAAAGAAGTTAAAAAGACTGTTAATGTGCCAAGCGCGTTTTACATTCCACCTGCGTACAGTCACATTATTGAAAAGTTAAAGTTGCATGGTATTAAGGTTGATAAAGTTACTGAAAACGTATCTGTACCGTTAACTCAAGCAATTGTGAAAGATTACAGCTTTGCCAAAGCGCCTTTTGAGGGACGTTTTAGGGTTGATGCCAGCTTTGATTATACCAAAGTAGACAACCTAAATATGTTTGGTTGGTATAAAGTATCGACTGAGCAACCATACTCTGAACTTGCTACTCACTTACTGCACCCAGAAGCGCCAGATTCATTCTTTGCTTGGGGAGACTTCAATACTATTTTTCAGCGGACTGAGTATGTTGAAAATTATGCATTGATGCCTTACGCAAGACAAATGCTTAAAGAAAAGCCTGCCTTGGCGTTGGAGTTTGACCAAAAAATACGTGAGGACAAGCAGTTCGCAAATGACCCACAAGCGCGCCTAGATTGGCTTTATGAGCGTACGCCATTTTATGATCAAGCTTATTTAAAATACCCAATTTTTATGAGCTTTGAGCAATCTGAACAAGGACAGTAATATGAAAGTAGTGACAGTTCCGGTGACTGGTTTTGCACAAAATTGTCGTATTATAATTTGCACCGAGAGTAATCAAGCTGCATTAATTGATCCCGGCGGTGATAAAGAAAAACTTATCACTGAGCTGACGAAATTAAAATGTAAACTGGTTGCGGTATATCTTACTCATGGGCATTTAGATCATGTTGGCGCCGCTAAAGAACTAGCTGAGCACTATGATGTTGAAATAATCGGCCCGCATATTGATGATCAATTTTGGTTTGATGCGCTTCCTATGCAAGCGCAAATGTTCGGCTTTGATGCTATCGAACCATTTTATCCTACAAAGTGGTTATGCCACGGCGATACGATAGAGGTGGGTCAACTATCGCTTTCTGTTCGCCACTGCCCAGGACATACACCAGGCCATGTTGTGTTTTACCATGAACAGTCACAGCAGGTAGTTGTCGGCGACGTAATTTTTCAAGGTTCAATTGGACGTACTGACTTCCCTAAGGGTAATAGCAGTCAGTTAATTGAATCTATTCAGTCACAAATCCTTACGCTGACTGATGATGTTGTTATCTTAGCGGGGCATGGTCCAAACACTACGGTAGGCCATGAGCGAAAAACAAACCCTTTTATCAGTGGTAAGTATGGCTAAAATTGCAATTTCATTGCATAAGTAGTAGAAAATAAGCAGACTGTTTTTTAAATCAGTTATATAATTTAACCCATAATCTTAAAGAAAAAGAAATAAAATGTCTCTTAACCAAGTAGATCGCCAAATTTTGGCATTATTACAGCAAGATGCTAGCTTATCAACGGCAGAGATTGCCGACAAAGTTGGTTTGTCTCAATCGCCATGTTGGCGTCGTATTGCTAAGCTTGAGCAAGATGGCTACATCAAAGGTAAAGTTGCTTTGCTTGATGAGAAAAAGCTTGGCTTTGATATGTTAGTCTATGCCCATGTTCGTTTATCAAATCACGGCAGAACAAACTTAGCTGAGTTTGAACGATTAATTATGAGCTACGACGAAGTCACTGAGTGTTACAGTATGGCTGGTACAATGGACTTTATGCTTCGTATTATCTCTAAAGGTATTGAAGGCTATGAGCAATTTGTTCGCGATAACCTGTTAAACCTAGAGTTTGTACAAGAAGTTCATTCTAATGTCACTATGACGTGTGTTAAACGTAGTACGTCTTTACCACTTTAGTTTTTATTTACTACGATTGATAACAGTTAAAAACGGTTAGTACTTAACAGTACTGACCGTTTTGTTGTTAATAATTGTTAACTTTTCTGCTTTTTGCTAGAATTGCGCGCCTTGCCGAAACGTATTCACTACAAAGAGGAACTTAATGTTTAACTTACTCAGCAAAGCGCCAAGCTCTGCTAAAAATGATATTTTATCTGGTTTGACGGTCGCACTGGCATTGGTGCCTGAAGCTGTTGCATTCGCTTTTGTTGCTAATGTAGAGCCTTTAGTCGGTTTGTATGCTGCCTTTATTGTTGGTTTGATCACCGCTATTTTTGGTGGCCGTCCAGGTATGATTTCTGGTGCTACCGGCGCATTAGCCGTTGTAATGGTAAGTTTAGTATTAGATCACGGAGTTGAATATTTATTTGCGACCGTGCTTTTAATGGGCATTCTGCAGGTCTTAGCGGGTGTCTTTAAACTTGGTAAATTTATTCGCATGGTTCCGCATCCCGTTATGCTCGGCTTTGTTAATGGTCTAGCTATTGTTATTTTCTTAGCTCAACTTGGTCAGTTCAAAGTACCTGATGGCATGGGAGGGCAGCAGTGGATGGAAGGTCAAGCCTTGTATATTATGCTTGGCTTAGTGGCACTTACAATGGCAATTATCCATTTTTTACCTAAACTGACTACGGCTGTGCCTTCTTCATTAGTTGCAATTGTCACAGTTACAGGATTGGTAATTGGTTTTGACTTAGAAGCGCGTACCGTTCTTGATTTCTTAAAAGGTATGACGGGTAATGAGCAAGCAACTATTGCGGGTGGTTTACCACAATTCCACATCCCTATGGTGCCATTTAACCTAGAAACATTAAAAATTATTTTCCCTTATGCGCTTGTTCTTGCGGCAATTGGTTTAATCGAGTCATTACTAACATTAACCTTAATTGACGAAATAACAGAAACACGTGGTCACAGTAACAAAGAGTGTATCGGTCAAGGTGCTGCGAATATTACCTGCGGTTTCTTTGGAGCGATGGGCGGTTGTGCGATGATCGGTCAGTCAATGATTAATATCAACTCTGGTGGTCGTTCACGTTTATCTGGTATCAGTGCTGCATTATTGCTGCTAGCGTTTATTATTTTCGCTGCAAGTCTAATTGAAATGATCCCACTGGCTGCACTTGTCGGTGTTATGTTTATGGTTGTTCTTGGTACGTTTGAATGGGCAAGCTTTAAGATGATGAAGCGTGTGCCTAAGTCTGATGCCTTTGTGATTGTTCTTGTATCGGGTGTAACGGTAGTTACTGACCTTGCTATTGCGGTATGTGTTGGTGTTATTGTATCGGCACTGGTATTTGCTTGGCAGCATGCAAAACATATTTACACAAACAATTATATTGATGAGCAAGGCTCAAAAGTATACGAACTTCATGGTCCATTATTCTTTGGTTCAGTGAAAAACTTCGCTGAGTTATTTGATGTTAAAAATGACCCTGAAGATGTGATCATCGAATTTAAGCATAGCCGAGTAGCAGATCACAGTGCGATTGAGGCAATTGATAACTTAGCAGATAAATATGCTAAAACGGGCAAGAAATTGCACTTACGCCACTTGAGCCCTGATTGTATCCAACTTCTGCATAATGCGCGTGATTTAGTTGAAGTAAACGTGATTGAGGATCCGCATTATAAGGTAGCTTCTGATAAGTTAGCTTAAATAGACAATGTTTAAAAAGCGAAGGCGGCTGTCGTCTTCGCTTTTTTTATACCTGAATTATGCGTTAAGGCTATAAAAAATTAAGATAGGCGGCAGTGCTTTGTATAACAGTCTATCGGTATAATAACTATAAGTTTGTAAGGTAACTTGATATTTTGAATTGGCAATCATTAGTTGATAATCGACAACGTTTTTTCTGGGTTTTGCAAATTGCAGGCTGGATAGGGTATGCGTTAGTTAATTACATCGGCTCTAAAGTATTTGAAATGCGTGATATTTACGTGTTTGTCATTGTATTAAATGCTTATGCTGGTTGTTTAATGACAGTGCCTTTACGCTACATGTATCGCAAAGTGTGGAATGCTTCGCCTTGGGTACTCATGTTAGTAGTATTTGGTGCCTCTTATTTAACGGGCACACTTTGGGCTGTAGTACAAAAATTTAATTTATGGGAGATATACCGCCATGGTTATCGCCCAAATGAGTGGTTTTATTACTTTCAGCAAGGTTTAGATTCAGTTTATATTATCCTTTGTTGGAGTGGATTATATTTTGGTATTAAGTATTACCAGTTATTGCAAAGTGAACGTCAAAAGGCTTTAAAAGCAACAACAATGGCTCACGAAGCACAACTTAAGATGCTACGCTATCAGCTTAATCCGCACTTTTTATTTAATACGCTTAATGCAATCTCTACACTTATTTTGGTTAAAGAGAATAAAGATGCTAATTTAATGGTGTCTAAATTAAGTGATTTCTTGCGTTATACACTCAATACAGATCCAATTAAAAAAGTTCCATTAGAGCAAGAAATTCATGCATTAATGCTGTACTTAGAAATTGAAAAAGTACGCTTTGATGAGCGTTTACAAATTAACGTTGATGTAAGCGAACAAGCAAAAAAAGCCTTAGTACCAAGTTTAATTCTCCAGCCGTTGATAGAAAACGCCATTAAGTATGCGATAGCACAACTCAACGAGGGCGGGGTCATTGATATTAAGGCACAAGTTTTTGCAAATGAATTATTATTGGAAGTAGGCGATAATGGTCCTGGCACTGAGCTTAAAAATGGTCAGCTCGTTAATTCTCAAGGGGTTGGTATAGCTAACACTCAGGATCGATTAAAAACACTTTATGAGAACAACTACTCGTTTGTTCTCTCTGACAATACGCCAAGTGGATTAAAAGTAAATCTGCGCGTTCCGTTTGAAAAGGCTGTTAAGAAATGAGCAAAATTAGAACTTTGATCGTTGATGATGAACCGCTTGCAAGGAAAGGCTTAGCCGTTCGACTTTCTGAATTTGAAGACATAGAAGTAATTCGTTTATGTAGCAATGGTCAAGAAGCAATAGATGAGTGCTTATCAGGGAATATAGAACTGGTATTCTTAGATATTCAAATGCCAAATATGAATGGTTTTGAAGTGGCCCGCGCTTTAAGCGAAAGTGTTAATCCATTGCCTGCCATTGTGTTTGTAACTGCGTTTGATCAGTTTGCGGTAAAAGCATTCGAGATTCATGCATTGGATTATATTCTTAAACCAGTCGATGACAACAGACTAAAACAGGCGGTAGAAAAAGTGCATACTTATTTAAAAACACAACAAGATAACGCCCATAAGAAGAAACTAGCAAGCTTTGTGGCTGGTATTACTGGCAACAATTGTGAAGAAATTTTGAAAAAGCTTGCGACAGGCGATAGCCTTGCAGATCGTCGTTATCCTGAATCACTGGCAGTAAAAGAGCAGGGCGAAATTGTTCGTGTTCCTGTTGTTACAATTCAATGGGTTGATGCTGCAGGTGACTATATGTGTTTACATTGCCAAGATGGCCAAACTCATATCTTACGTAAAACCATGAAAGAGCTAGAGCAAGAGTTAGATCCGCAACTGTTTGTTCGTGTTCACCGCAGTGCCATTGTTAACACCAAACAAATTAGTAAGCTCGTCACTCAGGTGAGTGGGGAGTACTTGTTAGTTCTCGATAATGGACAAGAGTTAAAAGTGAGCCGCAGCTATCGTGATAAAGTAAAAGCTGCACTAGCAAGTTAATAAGCTTTCATAATCAGTTAAAGACAAAAAAGGCGCAATCAATGCGCCTTTTTTAATCAGTGATTGCAACAGTTTAAACTGTCACAATCTTCATTGTATTGGTAGCACCAATAGTTTCCATCGCATCACCGTGAGTTAAAATCACAGTATCTCCGGTGCTTAAAGAACCAAGTTCTACTAATGTATTGAGTGCTTCGCGAACCATATTTTCATCTTCACATTTAGTTGAATCAAAAAACACAGGGTAAACACCGCGATACAATGCAGTTTGACCTAAAGTGCTAGCGTGACGTGATAATGAGTAAATTGGTAAGCCAGAACTAATGCGCGACATTAATTTAGCTGTGCTACCTGATTCAGTCAGTGTCACAATCGCTTTTACAGAATCAAGATGGTTGGCTGCATACATAGCAGACAGTGCAATTGACTCTGCATTAGATGAAAAGCGGCTATCTAAACGGTGCTTAGAAACGTGAGTTTCTTTTTGAGACTCAGCACCTAAACATACGCGGGCCATAGTAGCAACGGTTTCTTCAGGGTAGTCACCAGCTGCTGTTTCAGCAGATAACATTACTGCATCAGTGCCATCTAGAACCGCATTTGCAACGTCCATTACCTCAGCGCGTGTTGGCATCGGGTTATCAATCATTGATTCCATCATTTGCGTTGCTGTTACCACAGTACGGTTTAGTGAACGTGCGCGGCTAATAATTAGCTTTTGTTTACCAACAAGGGCAGCATCACCAATCTCAACACCAAGGTCGCCACGAGCAACCATAACAGCATCAGAAGCAAGTACGATATCATCAACTGCTTCAACTGTTTCTACAGCTTCTGCACGTTCGATTTTGGCAAGAAGCTGCGCGTTAGAACCAGCAGCTTCTGCTAATGAGCGAACATAGCGCATGTCATCACCACTACGTGGGAATGATACAGCAATATAATCAACACCAATTTCTGTTGCTGTGATTAAATCTTCTTTGTCTTTATCTGTAAATGCCGGAGCCGTAAGACCACCACCTAAGCGGTTGATACCTTTATTGTTAGAAAGTACACCACCCACAGTTACTGTGGTGTGAACTAAATGACCATCTACACTATCAACGGTCAGTTGGATAAGACCGTCATTTAATAACAGTAAGTCACCTGATTTAACATCGTTTGGTAACTCTTTATAATCGATACCTACAGCATTTACATCGCCTTGGCCTTTTTCCATTTTTGCATCTAAGGTAAATTTAGCGCCAACTGCTAAGTTTACTTTACCGTCTTTAAACGTAGATACGCGGATTTTTGGACCTTGTAAATCAGCAAGAATTGCAATGTGCTTGCCTAAACGCTTTGCAATATCGCGAACTGCTTGTGCGCGGTCTTTGTGATCTTGTGCTACGCCGTGTGAGAAGTTCAAACGAACCACATTTGCACCTGCACGAATGATTTTTTCTAAGTTGTTATCGCGATCGGTTGCCGGCCCAAGTGTCGCAACAATTTTAGTGCGTCTTAGCATCAAATTCTCCTGTGCGCTTAAAAATATTAAGCGAATTGATGGTTATCTATTAAAATGTTGTGCTTATTTAATAGCATATAAATGAATCAAATTAAGCTTAATGCAGAATTCATAAGTAAAAAATCATTGTTTTTACGTATGAGTATCTGGCTCTTTGTATTAAATACAGAGTTTACAAAGCATTAATGACGCTATTATGACACCGGTGTCAGGTAGCGTCAATACACATACCTTTTTAAAGGGTATTATAAAAATCTGGTCCGATGCCCTTATTAATTTGATATACTAACCCCAGCTTGCTGCGTGCCTTTTATAGATTTATAGCAAGTTAGCTTGGAAGCTCGCATTTTTGGGCTGCTTGGGTATAATGCGCGCGTATTTATTTTGATTAACTAACCAATAGTTGTTACCGAGGAGGACACTAAATGCAAGTTGCATTAGTAGGGTTAGGCGTTATGGGTAAAAATCTTGCCCTCAACCTGATTGAAAAAGGGCTGACATTAGTAGCTTATGATAAAAACCCAGATGCGGGTGCCGAGTTACTAAGCTGTGCGAAAGCACTTGGTTTGGCAGACCGTTTACATATTGTGTCTGATTTAAATGATATGGTTAGACGCTTAGAGCCGCCTCGTTCGATTCTACTTTTAGTTCCTGCTGGTGAATTGGTTGATAAAGTATGTACAGAGCTTGCAGAAGCAGGCGTTGACTGTGATGACATTATCGTAGATTGCGGCAATAGTAACTATAAAGACGGCATAAGCCGTAAACTTAAATATCAAAACAAATTTGAATTTGCCACTATGGGTATTTCTGGCGGTGCCGAAGGTGCTCGTCACGGCCCAGCTATGATGGCAAGTGGTTCAGAAGGCGGCTGGGAGCGTGTTGAGCCGTGGTTTGAAAAAGTAGCTGCAAGCTATAAAGGTGAGTCATGCTTTGCCCGTGTAGGCCAATCTGCAAGTGGTCACTTTGTGAAAATGGTTCATAACGGTATCGAATATGCGTTAATGCAATTAATTGCAGAAATGTATCAATTATTGCGTTTAGGCACGAATCGTTCACCAAAAGAAGTTGCGGACATTTTCAATGAATGGTCTGAAGGCACATTAAATAGCTACTTACTGTCAATCTCAAGCCATATCTTGAGCCTCGAAACAACAGAAGGTGAACCGCTAGTTGATTTAATCGATAACAAGGTTGGCGCTAAAGGCACTGGTTTATGGACTGCGCAAAATGCGCTAGAGCTTGGTATTGCAGTGCCATCACTAGTGGCAGCTGTTCAAGCACGTCACTTAACAAATACCTGTGATACGCATGCTGCTAAAGAAATGACTTACGCTGCTAAAGCAACTGACACAGTTGATTTAGACTTAGCTGAGCTAAAAGATGCATTCACTCTGGCAAGTTTACTTGCTTATCGTCAAGGTTTAGCACTTATCAAAGGTGCATCACGCGCTCATCAGTGGAAAGTTGATCTTTCTAAAACGCTACAAACATGGCGCGCAGGCTGTATTATCCGTGCTGATTACTTAGACAACGTTGCTGAAGGTGTAGAATTTATTGATTCTATGCAGCGTGAGTCAGCGGCTTTACGTAAAGTGACAGGTGCAGCGGTTGCTTCTGGTCTTGCTTTCCCTGTATTAACAGCTACGCAAACTTACATTGCGACGTTAACAACACCAAGCAATGGTCACCTTGTACAAGCACAACGAGATTACTTTGGTGAACATGGTATTAAAACCCACAGCGGTGAAATATGCCATTTAACTGACTTAGTTGAGATTGACGAAAAAGTTCGTTAATCATTAAAAAACGAAAAAAGGCACCAATTTGTGCCTTTTTTTAACGGCTTAACTCGCCGCGAAGGTTATCTTGCATCAAGTGTCGAATTGTTTCTACTTCAAGCTTTTGACTAAATAAGTAGTGCAACTTGGTCAAACAGGCTTCTAATGTCATATCATAGCCGCTAATAACACCGCAATTAAGCAAAGCATTCCCTGTGGCATAGCCGCCCATATTCACTTGGCCTTTTAAACATTGCGTTAAATTAACAATCACCATACCGCGCTTACTTGCATCATTCAGAATATCTATAAATGCAGAGTCTTGTGGCGCATTACCCACACCAAAACTCAAGAGTACCAAGGCCTTGATATTGTCGTTTACTAAACTTTTTACCACTTCAGGGCTGATACCCGGATATAAGTAAAGTACACCAATAGGCTGTGGTGTAATATTAGAAACTTGCAGTGCATTATCAACGTAAGGACTTAGCTGGCCTTTGATAAGTTGAATATTAATTCCTGACAATGCTAAAGGTTCAAGATTCGGAGAGGCAAATGCATCAAAGCCATCAGCATGGGCTTTTGTTGCACGGTTACCACGGAATAATTGGTTATTAAAGAATAGGCTTACTTCAGCAATTGGGTAATTAGCTGCTAAATACATTGCATTGAGTAAGTTGACTTGGCCATCAGAACGAAGCTGCGAAAGCGGAATTTGCGAGCCTGTGACAATTACAGGTTTTGTCAGGTTCTCAAACATAAATGACAGGGCAGAAGCGGTATAAGCCATAGTATCTGTACCGTGCAGAACCACAAAGCCATCATAGTCTTGGTATTTACTCTTAATATCGTCAGCAATTAGTTGCCAGTGGGCAGGTGACATATCTGAAGAATCAATCAGTGGACAATATTCGTGAATATCAAACAAAGGCATTTCGTCACGATTAAATTCTGCATTATTGACCACAGTTTCGGTTAAAAAACCTTCAGCCGGTACATAGCCTCGGCTCGATTTTTTCATCCCGATGGTACCACCTGTGTAGGCGATATATATACGTTTACGTTTCATAAAAAAGGCCCAGTTAAATAACTGGGCCTAGTATACCTAAAATTGAATTGCTAAGTAACTTATTGAATTACATTACACACCAAACAACGAGCGTATACGCCTTGTGGATCGTTGTAATCTTTAAGATTGTCAATTTCACTACTTAGTTGCTTGATCAGGCTCTGTAAATTAGCTTGTGTAGCCAATACTGATTGTGATGGATCAGACTTAGCAAAGAAGCTTTTAACTGCTGCTGTACCAAAGATATCTTGAAGCATTTGCTCTTGCGGTGTAAGCGATTGTTTGATGGTTTTAACATCATAATGCTTAAGTTTAGCTAGTTCAGCGGCAGCTTCAATTGCATCTTGCTTGTCACCCAGTTTATCAACTAAACCAAGCTCTTTTGCTTGTGTTGCAATCCATACACGACCTTGAGCAATTTTATCTACTTGTTCAGGTGTCATATTGCGCGCTTCAGCCACAACATCTAAAAAGCGTTTATATGCATTTTCAACACTTAGTTGGATAATATCTGCCATTTTCTCATCAAGCGGTCGCGCAATTGAGAAGCCTGCAAGATCTGTTGTCGCAACACCATCTGAATAAATACCCAGTTCAGCCATAGTATTTTCAAATGTCATGAACGTACCAAACACACCAATTGAACCTGTAATTGTGCTAGGTGCAGCCCAAATTTCATTGGCGGCTGAGGCAATCCAGTAACCACCCGATGCTGCTACCGAGCTCATAGAAGCAATAACAGGTTTACCAGCAGCCTTCAGAGCTAAAACTTCAGCTCGAATAACTTCAGATGCGAACATACTGCCGCCGCCTGAATCTATACGTAATACCACTGCTTTTACTTTGTCATCTAAACGAGCTTTACGAAGTAGGGCAGCTGTAGAAT
This region includes:
- a CDS encoding Lrp/AsnC family transcriptional regulator; protein product: MSLNQVDRQILALLQQDASLSTAEIADKVGLSQSPCWRRIAKLEQDGYIKGKVALLDEKKLGFDMLVYAHVRLSNHGRTNLAEFERLIMSYDEVTECYSMAGTMDFMLRIISKGIEGYEQFVRDNLLNLEFVQEVHSNVTMTCVKRSTSLPL
- a CDS encoding SulP family inorganic anion transporter, producing the protein MFNLLSKAPSSAKNDILSGLTVALALVPEAVAFAFVANVEPLVGLYAAFIVGLITAIFGGRPGMISGATGALAVVMVSLVLDHGVEYLFATVLLMGILQVLAGVFKLGKFIRMVPHPVMLGFVNGLAIVIFLAQLGQFKVPDGMGGQQWMEGQALYIMLGLVALTMAIIHFLPKLTTAVPSSLVAIVTVTGLVIGFDLEARTVLDFLKGMTGNEQATIAGGLPQFHIPMVPFNLETLKIIFPYALVLAAIGLIESLLTLTLIDEITETRGHSNKECIGQGAANITCGFFGAMGGCAMIGQSMININSGGRSRLSGISAALLLLAFIIFAASLIEMIPLAALVGVMFMVVLGTFEWASFKMMKRVPKSDAFVIVLVSGVTVVTDLAIAVCVGVIVSALVFAWQHAKHIYTNNYIDEQGSKVYELHGPLFFGSVKNFAELFDVKNDPEDVIIEFKHSRVADHSAIEAIDNLADKYAKTGKKLHLRHLSPDCIQLLHNARDLVEVNVIEDPHYKVASDKLA
- a CDS encoding MBL fold metallo-hydrolase → MKVVTVPVTGFAQNCRIIICTESNQAALIDPGGDKEKLITELTKLKCKLVAVYLTHGHLDHVGAAKELAEHYDVEIIGPHIDDQFWFDALPMQAQMFGFDAIEPFYPTKWLCHGDTIEVGQLSLSVRHCPGHTPGHVVFYHEQSQQVVVGDVIFQGSIGRTDFPKGNSSQLIESIQSQILTLTDDVVILAGHGPNTTVGHERKTNPFISGKYG
- the rpmI gene encoding 50S ribosomal protein L35, with translation MAYKLKTHRGAAKRFKKTASGGFKRKQAHLRHILTKKTSKRKLHLRPKMMVHKNDHGLVSRMLPFA
- the infC gene encoding translation initiation factor IF-3, with amino-acid sequence MEDRTIRGGKKGQQTAQKNRINEDITAKEVRLIGIDGEQAGIVSLKEAQAIADDAGVDLVEISPNAEPPVCKVMDYGKFIFEKSKELKEQKKKQKQIQVKEIKFRPGTDEGDYQVKLRNLRKFLEAGDKAKITIRFRGREMAHQEIGIELLNRVKADLEDVSQVESFPNRVEGRQMVMMMAPIAKKQ
- the rplT gene encoding 50S ribosomal protein L20, which produces MARVKRGVIARARHKKVLKQAKGYYGARSRVYRVAFQAVTKAGQYAYRDRRAKKRTFRQLWIARINAAARQNGLSYSRFINGLKKTSVEIDRKILADIAVYDQVAFAALVAKAKEGLAA
- a CDS encoding M14 family metallopeptidase; translated protein: MFASLVFLSAVVTLDSHLPPLMPWHGNSVSLLQEKGPLTTEFELSDGTLSPNYDETMAFVDRLVAANPTQFKLKTIATSSAGRAVKMLVANEQGLFDAEQLVADTKPTIFIQAGIHSGEIDGKDAMFMLLRDIATGKRRDILSKVNILFIPILNVDGHERSSQYNRINQRGPVEMGFRTNGLNLNLNRDYTKLDTPEVRGVMKVINQFKPDLYVDVHVTDGADYQYDVTYGYNPVFSSESPSVSEALDNLFKPVIDAKLEKAGHIPGPLVFVMDKREFKKGLAGWVATPRFSNGWGDLRSLPTILVENHSLKPYKQRVLGTYVFIDGAIDALAANDKALNEAVRKELDFKPTQLVVERGYAKQPDTIEFKGIAYSRSESALSGQSEVKYLGQPKDYDALPIFWQKEVKKTVNVPSAFYIPPAYSHIIEKLKLHGIKVDKVTENVSVPLTQAIVKDYSFAKAPFEGRFRVDASFDYTKVDNLNMFGWYKVSTEQPYSELATHLLHPEAPDSFFAWGDFNTIFQRTEYVENYALMPYARQMLKEKPALALEFDQKIREDKQFANDPQARLDWLYERTPFYDQAYLKYPIFMSFEQSEQGQ